The genomic stretch TGGCGAATCATTCTCATGCTCGGCGCTGCGCCGGCGGTGCTGACCTACTATTGGCGGATGAAGATGCCGGAGACGGCGCGGTACACCGCCTTGGTGGCGAAGAACGCGAAGCAGGCGGCCGCCGACATGTCGAGGGTCCTCCAGGTGGAAATCGTGGAGGAGCAGGAAAAGGTGGAGCAGCTGACCTCGAAGAAGGCGAATAACTTCGGACTCTTCTCGAGGGAGTTCGCCCGGCGCCACGGCCTGCACCTCCTCGGCACCACCACCACCTGGTTCCTCCTCGACATCGCCTTCTACAGCCAGAACCTGTTCCAAAAGGACATCTTCAGCGCCATCAACTGGATCCCCAAGGCCGCCACCATGAACGCCATCGAGGAGGTCTACCGCATCGCCCGCGCCCAGACCCTCATCGCGCTCTGCGGCACCGTGCCGGGCTACTGGTTCACCGTCGCCTTCATCGACATCATCGGCCGGTTCACCATCCAGGTCATGGGCTTCTTCTTCATGACCGTCTTCATGCTCTGCCTCGCCGTGCCCTACCACCACTGGACCACGCCGGGCAACCACATCGGCTTCGTCCTCATGTACgccttgaccttcttcttcgCCAACTTCGGGCCGAACAGCACGACGTTCATCGTGCCTGCGGAGATCTTCCCGGCGCGCCTGCGGTCGACCTGCCACGGTATCTCGGCGGCGGCGGGGAAGGCCGGGGCCATCGTGGGGGCGTTCGGGTTCCAGTACGCGGCGCAGAGCAGGGACCCAGCGAAGCGCGACAAGGGCTATCCGGCCGGCATCGGCGTCCGGAACGCGCTCTTCGTGCTGGCCGTCTGCAACCTACTGGGCCTCCTCTTCACTTTCTTGGTGCCGGAGTCGAAGGGGAAGTCTCTGGAGGAAATGTCCGGCGAGAACGAGGGCGAGCAGGAGACGGAAGCCGCCGCAGCTCCCAGCAAAACAATCCCCGTTTAGGATTTTTGTCATTTTGTGAAAGACGACAGTTTTAGTCTCTTCCTTCTGTGGTACTCCGTGAAGGTGTTCCTCGATAAAGCAACTAAAACTTGGTAGCCTATCGCAGGCAGCAGTGTGATAAAATGAATAAACACTACTCTTTTTGCATTGCATGATATTTTGTTTACCTTTGTTAAACGAGTAATCTTGTGAGGTTGATATCTTAAATTTAAGAAGGGGTAAATAAGTGTTTGTAGGCATGGGTAAGCTTCAATATACAtaacattaattaaataaataaattttaatatctcGTTAAactaatgaaataaatttaataaaaattcttatcaatatattaaataaatattttaaacaatcaaataatcttaaattgagagtttaataatatctaaatgaatcaaatttaatcaAGTTTAAGGTAAGTTTGAATTGAGAATTCGATAACATTTGAATAAATTAAACTCaagtcaagtttcaaacaagatcaagttataaaaaataaatcaagtcaaatttgaatcaTCAATTTAAACgcttgatttattttaaattcagctTGACTAAAttactttatcaaataaattttaaacgcTCGATAACATTTAAATTTTAAGGGCATGTATAAAGAAATTGATGGGAATGAATTTAGTCAAACCTCTAAAGcttcttaaccaaatatttcttTATAAATATCTTTTTGAATTCTGTATGGAAGCAAGTTACAAGcgtttatcatgtttagataaTACAAGTGAAAAGATTTCAGTCAAAGTTAACAGTGTTGCATGATAAACGTGATAGAAACCTTAATAAATCATGCTTAATTAAGAGACACCTTTATTGTGTTGATGCCTAAAACTATATGTGCTAGCTTTGACTTGGTACTATATCTTTAGCATATGAAACTTACTATAAGTTAGGTATATATGtgaactaatcaaactcaaaatAAAAAGTTTGGTATCATGTCTGTTTCAGTTGTTATGTGTGTCAAAAATTTCAGCATTAGTAGACAAAATAAAGGGACAAAATAATTTGATATCTACTAATGGAGACTAAATGAGTATAATCAACTGATGTTATTTAAAGGGCCAAAGTAAAAGTGAAGATGATGATTTTGTATATAGAACTCCTAGTCAGACCCGTTCGATTGATTTGACTAATCCAATTATCGTCGACAAATCTCGACCTGTATTTCCTCATAGTTTGGAAGAAGTCTTAGATTGAATATTAATTAGCTTACTTTGTTATGGttatactaaattttaaaatgtaaaattgtaaactaggtttaagaaaacatgttagatttgaatttttgttAGCTGAATTAACAAGTCATAAAATTGCTCATCTTATACGCTTTAAATGCTTAGgttacttcttctttaaaaagGAGTATAATATCTAGTTCgtttgaaaagaaaacaaaatgaatggtatttttttcctttaaaaaaaatgagagacCTAATCGAAGCATTTTGGAAGATAGAGCTTACTTAATTTGAACTTTCCTGCAAAATCAAAAGCTCTATTTGGATAGACAAGAGTAGTAAAAAAACTTAAGTTACAAAAGAGGGAAAAGGATTTGGACTGCATCGATGATCAAGTGCATAATTATTCATTATGAGAATGTCATAGAGTTTCAAAAGAAACTAGGTTATTATAGAGGAagtcttaaaatttaaaaactagtaAACATTAAAAGGCATTTTTGAAGATTCTTCTATATCTATTAGTGTGAATTATATAAACACATCCAAATAATTTTAGTGTTCAAACATTGAGTGTCATTGATGACTTGTGAAAGAAAGTTGTCAAGACAAAAATTCTGACAACTATGTTTGCTACGTCAGAGAGAGAGGTGGAAAGAGATTGGATTCCTCACTAGGAGGAGAAAAGAGTTTCTATTTAAATTGTCCACAGCAAATGCATTCACATACAAAAGCAGAAAGAATCACTAGAGATAGAGAAGCATCAATGCTGGAGAAATTAGCTTTTACACAACatttaacaataataataactgaAGTTTGAAGTTTAAGAATGAAGAAGAAACATTAAGAATAATTCTGATCCTGTATTAAATCATCGGGGAGGTGATGTGCTAAACAGGTAGCTTCGAGGTTAATCATAGAAAGATTTCAGGTAAGAGGGACCTAGTAATACAAGTGAGCTTGCGTGTCAAAAAGTTACAAAGGAGAAAGAAAATGATAGCTACCGGGCTAAGGAGGGGTTCCCAACGTAGACACTCCGATGCTTAAATTAAACAAGGAGCTAAAGAAATGAAGGAAGGATAGTGGCTACGAACAGTAAATTTTGATAGCAAAACGTACCTACATCTATAAATAGAGATCCTTTATATAATGTTATTTTTTCTCTACACGAATATCAATATATTTCTAAAATGTGGCCAACTAATCTAACACACTTCAATTTTTCCTAAATTATACTTGATACAGTGCATAATGGTGGGGTCTGATAAGGTTATgcagtcagaagttaagggggcataacaatcagaagtcaaggggacgtgacagttagAAATCAAGGGGGTGTGACAGttaaaagtcaaggggacgtgacaatcAATAGGTATGAAAAGAGGAGATAGGACCGGGTGACGATGTCAGCAACAAGATTCTCGATCGGGTTCTCATAGACTGGAACTCCAAATCTGAGACACCTTGGTCTAATACAGATAGGTTGTCGGGGTGATACCTGACCTGAATCTAACTGACCGGGCTCTCATGACTTGGTTGTACCTAGGTATAGTGCTCTGAATGAACTAAACTCTCGGTCAGCCAACTCCCGATCGGTTCTTGGACGATCTCTCCACAACTCCTGGCCCCCCATAGTTTAGGTCAGGTGGTATACCCGACTGAGCATCCCGAGATACCTTATTCATATCTGGTCGGGACAGAAGGCGCTACATGATAACAGGGTCAGAGAATCATAATcgcttgtcagagaataatcgTTGCGTGTCAGAGAATATCTAATGATCGGTGGTCATCTGCGAATGGAAGCTTCCTTCAGCCTACAGGAGGATGACACGTGTCCTCCATCACTTGATAGGGCCTAACACTCGACATTCTCTGATATCGGCCAACCTCCAGAAGTACACACTGTCATATAAAGGGAGGTTCTCTCCCTTGCGCtggtacgctctctcgcacattcgtacttgtcttctacttttctttcgtacactgttcttttaGAGAAAAAGTACATGACTTGAGCATCGGGGGGCCTGCTTCGGGaactttttccctagtttctggCTTCTAACGtctgtgtgcttgtctgagtgtgcgcagagctcagGTACCGTCGGCTTAGTTATCGTCGTTCGTCAGCACCACATGAGAGTCCCTTTTTGGAAGCGCATACGAGAAAGGTGTCTCAGTCGTCCCTCCGTTAACGCCAGCAATAACTCACCTgaccttcatctgactcagattccggacatgaTGAATACCCACAACCTCTACGCCTACAGGATAGAAACTTCCGCCGTACAAATCACACATGAAATATTCTAACGATTTTTTGACAACGGTTATGCAAGACGACAAAAAGGGAGTTGTTGGGCCATTGGTACACTCCAACGATGGACCCGTCGAGTCCCTTTTGTTATCCGATTGGGAGTCATTTTTGTATCGGGTCTGGTTGGCTGCGGAAggtcagacaactcaaggactcgACCTTTGATCAGACGAGGAGTCCGGTCGGGTAATAGGTCCGATCAGACCAAGAAGACTCGGACTCTCATCAAACTAATACTTGGGATCCGTAAGGACGAAACATCTGATCGGATAAAATGTCGGGAGAAACTCGGGTATCATGATTACCTCCAATTATTGAGGACTCGGGCTCCGATCGGACAAGAAGTCCGATCAAGAAATAGTTATAGAGGGTCCGATCAAATCAGGGAGACTCCGGATCCCATCAAATCAAAAATACTCGCGATATGATTGGACGAGATGTCcgattaaataaaatattcattCACTTAGAGTCAGTCGATCTACCTTGTCCCACATTCATGTAAGGAACTCGGCCGGGTAGTATAATTATCCCTGAT from Zingiber officinale cultivar Zhangliang chromosome 5B, Zo_v1.1, whole genome shotgun sequence encodes the following:
- the LOC121983946 gene encoding probable inorganic phosphate transporter 1-8, encoding MAGGDNLQVLHALDAAKTQWYHFTAIIVAGMGFFTDAYDLFCISLVTKLLGRIYYFDPTSEKPGTLPPNISAAVNGVAFCGTLSGQLFFGWLGDKLGRKKVYGMTLMLMVICSVASGLSFGHTAKGVMATLCFFRFWLGFGIGGDYPLSATIMSEYANKKTRGAFIAAVFAMQGFGIITGGIVALIFSAGFNSRFDAPPYAVDRAGSTVPEADYVWRIILMLGAAPAVLTYYWRMKMPETARYTALVAKNAKQAAADMSRVLQVEIVEEQEKVEQLTSKKANNFGLFSREFARRHGLHLLGTTTTWFLLDIAFYSQNLFQKDIFSAINWIPKAATMNAIEEVYRIARAQTLIALCGTVPGYWFTVAFIDIIGRFTIQVMGFFFMTVFMLCLAVPYHHWTTPGNHIGFVLMYALTFFFANFGPNSTTFIVPAEIFPARLRSTCHGISAAAGKAGAIVGAFGFQYAAQSRDPAKRDKGYPAGIGVRNALFVLAVCNLLGLLFTFLVPESKGKSLEEMSGENEGEQETEAAAAPSKTIPV